Proteins encoded by one window of Lutibacter sp. A64:
- a CDS encoding tetratricopeptide repeat protein — MILKKIHTIVLVGIALFSGFSHAQNTQNPEVENLKFQEYFFEALKETSINNYSKAVENLEKCNLIDAENIAVDFEFSKNYLLLKKYYEAEIFIDKALEKEPNNHHLLRHKVAILKAQRNYLDAIKVQKKLVEIKPIYADELVLLYIQNKEFTKAEDLITEVENKALTTLKIKRFKTYLTNRKKLLKQRDKITESFPKIKDFEALKASYKKDKNFKTLLQILSYELENNLFEMLQSDSKKALELFPAQPVLYQLNGYALNKLKKYNEAIDVLTIGIDFVIDNNEMEVNFYNQLIISHKGLNNDKEVLKYKQKIDQLKQVN; from the coding sequence ATGATTTTAAAGAAAATACATACTATAGTTTTAGTTGGAATTGCGCTCTTTTCCGGTTTTTCACACGCTCAAAACACACAAAACCCTGAAGTTGAAAATTTAAAATTTCAGGAATACTTTTTTGAAGCATTAAAAGAAACTAGCATAAATAATTATTCAAAGGCTGTTGAGAACCTAGAGAAATGCAACTTAATTGATGCCGAAAACATAGCTGTTGATTTTGAATTCTCTAAGAATTATTTATTGCTAAAAAAATATTACGAAGCTGAAATTTTTATAGATAAGGCATTAGAAAAAGAACCTAACAACCACCATCTGTTAAGACATAAAGTGGCCATTTTAAAAGCACAAAGAAATTATTTAGATGCTATTAAAGTTCAAAAAAAACTTGTTGAAATAAAACCAATTTACGCCGATGAGTTAGTGTTGCTTTATATTCAGAATAAAGAATTTACAAAAGCCGAAGATTTAATTACCGAAGTAGAAAACAAAGCACTAACTACCTTAAAAATAAAAAGGTTTAAAACCTATTTAACCAATAGAAAAAAACTGCTTAAACAAAGAGATAAAATAACTGAAAGTTTTCCTAAAATTAAAGATTTTGAAGCTTTAAAAGCTTCTTATAAAAAAGATAAAAATTTTAAAACATTACTTCAAATTTTAAGTTACGAATTAGAAAACAATCTTTTTGAAATGTTACAATCAGATAGCAAAAAGGCACTAGAATTATTTCCAGCGCAACCAGTGCTATATCAATTAAATGGCTACGCACTTAATAAACTTAAAAAATATAATGAAGCAATTGACGTTTTAACAATTGGCATTGATTTTGTTATTGACAACAACGAAATGGAAGTAAACTTTTACAATCAGTTAATAATAAGCCACAAAGGTTTAAATAACGATAAAGAAGTTTTAAAATACAAACAAAAAATAGACCAGTTAAAACAGGTAAATTAA
- a CDS encoding ABC-F family ATP-binding cassette domain-containing protein: MNYLSVENISKSFGELTLFENISFGINKDQKIAFIAKNGTGKTSMLNIIAGLDSSDTGQVISRKGLKIEYLSQEDHLNEALTIEQTIFDSDNETLKVIEEYEHALQHPEEVNEYQRAFEKMERLNAWDFETQFKQILSKLKLDDLTKKVSELSGGQRKRLSLALILIHKPDLLILDEPTNHLDLEMIEWLESYFEKEKITLFMVTHDRFFLERVCNEIVELDNGGFYTYKGNYSNYLQKKEERIEIEQATVDKAKNLFKKELEWMRRQPKARTTKSKSRIDDFYVIKEAASKRRNDHKVQLDIDMERMGTKILELHNVSKSFGDLKILDKFDYNFLRGERIGIIGKNGTGKSSFLNVITGEIPTDSGKVVIGETIKFGYYTQDGIVIKPGQKVIEVIKEFGDYIPLKKGGIISAGQLLERFLFSRKRQYDFVEKLSGGERKRLFLCTVLIQNPNFLILDEPTNDLDIITLNVLESFLLDFPGCLLVVSHDRYFMDKIVDHLFVFRGKGVVEDFPGNYSDFRAYEDSKPKEDVVEVKKVESVAPVKTTTKAKLTYKEKKEFDGIEDEIAALNSEKTAIEAKFLDGNLSGEEINELSIKLQEIATEIDAKEERWFELSSKLEED; this comes from the coding sequence ATGAATTACTTATCAGTTGAAAATATATCGAAATCGTTTGGCGAATTAACGTTGTTTGAAAACATTTCTTTTGGAATTAATAAAGATCAGAAAATTGCTTTTATAGCAAAAAATGGTACTGGAAAAACATCGATGCTTAATATAATTGCTGGTTTAGATAGTTCAGATACTGGGCAGGTTATTTCTAGAAAGGGCTTAAAAATTGAATATTTATCGCAAGAAGATCATTTAAATGAGGCTTTAACTATTGAACAAACTATTTTTGATTCGGATAATGAAACTTTAAAAGTAATTGAAGAATACGAACATGCATTGCAACACCCAGAAGAAGTAAATGAATACCAAAGGGCTTTTGAAAAAATGGAGCGTTTAAATGCTTGGGATTTTGAAACACAGTTTAAACAAATACTTTCTAAATTAAAATTAGACGATTTAACCAAAAAAGTAAGTGAACTTTCTGGTGGACAACGCAAGCGCTTGTCTTTGGCTTTAATTTTAATTCATAAACCAGATTTGTTAATTTTAGATGAGCCAACAAATCATTTAGATTTAGAAATGATTGAATGGCTTGAAAGTTATTTTGAAAAAGAAAAAATCACTTTATTTATGGTTACACACGACCGCTTTTTTTTAGAACGTGTGTGTAATGAAATTGTAGAGTTAGATAATGGTGGTTTTTATACTTATAAAGGAAATTACTCTAACTACTTACAAAAAAAAGAAGAACGTATAGAAATTGAACAAGCTACCGTAGATAAAGCTAAAAACTTATTTAAAAAAGAGCTAGAATGGATGCGTAGGCAACCAAAAGCACGTACTACTAAAAGTAAAAGTAGAATAGACGATTTTTATGTAATTAAAGAAGCTGCTTCTAAACGTAGAAACGACCATAAAGTTCAGTTAGATATTGATATGGAACGTATGGGAACTAAAATTTTAGAGCTTCATAATGTTTCTAAATCGTTTGGTGATTTAAAAATTCTAGACAAATTTGACTATAATTTTTTACGTGGAGAACGCATTGGTATTATTGGGAAAAATGGTACTGGTAAATCTAGTTTTTTAAATGTTATAACAGGAGAAATTCCTACCGATAGTGGTAAGGTTGTTATTGGTGAAACTATAAAGTTTGGTTATTATACGCAAGATGGAATTGTAATAAAACCAGGTCAAAAAGTAATTGAAGTTATTAAGGAATTTGGGGATTATATTCCGTTAAAAAAAGGTGGAATTATTTCTGCCGGACAGTTATTAGAACGTTTTTTATTTAGTAGAAAGCGTCAGTACGATTTTGTTGAAAAATTAAGTGGTGGAGAGCGTAAACGTTTGTTTCTGTGTACTGTTTTAATTCAAAACCCGAACTTTTTAATTTTAGATGAGCCTACGAACGATCTAGATATTATAACGTTAAATGTGTTGGAGAGTTTTTTATTAGATTTTCCAGGTTGTTTATTGGTAGTATCGCACGACCGTTATTTTATGGATAAAATTGTGGATCACTTATTTGTGTTTAGAGGAAAAGGTGTTGTTGAAGATTTTCCAGGAAATTATTCAGATTTTAGAGCATATGAAGATTCTAAACCTAAAGAAGATGTAGTAGAAGTTAAAAAAGTTGAATCTGTTGCTCCAGTTAAAACTACAACAAAAGCAAAGTTAACCTATAAAGAAAAAAAGGAATTTGATGGTATTGAAGATGAAATAGCAGCCTTAAATTCTGAAAAAACAGCCATTGAAGCTAAATTTTTAGATGGTAATTTGTCTGGTGAAGAAATTAATGAACTATCAATTAAACTTCAAGAAATAGCAACTGAAATTGATGCTAAAGAAGAGCGTTGGTTTGAGCTCTCTTCTAAGTTAGAAGAAGATTAG
- a CDS encoding PepSY domain-containing protein, whose translation MNSRQTQAKILRNFRKVHRATGALLFIFFFIISITGILLGWKSHSNNVIIPQSHQGTSNDLREWLPIDSLHKKAIVVLKDSIATDLSSELDRIDIRKNKGMVKFIFENHTWEIQLDGATGTVLNIGKRHSDFIENLHDGTVLDNWLNTSSKIFRVIYTTIMGLALLLFTITGFWLWYGPKKLKKHRKKRPRK comes from the coding sequence TTGAACTCTAGACAAACGCAAGCAAAAATTTTAAGAAATTTTAGAAAAGTACACAGAGCTACTGGAGCTTTACTCTTTATATTCTTTTTTATAATTTCAATTACAGGAATCCTTTTAGGTTGGAAAAGCCATAGCAACAATGTAATTATACCACAATCTCACCAAGGTACTTCAAACGATTTACGTGAATGGTTACCAATTGATAGTTTACATAAAAAAGCTATAGTTGTTTTAAAAGATTCCATTGCTACAGATTTATCTTCAGAACTCGACAGAATTGATATTCGAAAAAATAAAGGAATGGTTAAATTTATTTTTGAAAATCATACTTGGGAAATTCAATTAGATGGTGCAACTGGCACTGTTTTAAATATTGGCAAAAGACATTCCGATTTTATTGAAAATTTACATGACGGAACTGTTTTAGACAACTGGCTTAACACTTCTTCAAAAATTTTTAGAGTAATTTACACCACAATAATGGGCTTGGCTTTATTATTATTTACAATAACTGGATTTTGGTTGTGGTATGGACCAAAAAAACTAAAAAAACATCGTAAAAAAAGACCTCGTAAATAA
- a CDS encoding LysE family translocator gives MTFNEIKEAALIGFFLAFMIGPVFFMLIQTSIIKGARAAIAFDLGVILGDIAFILIAYFGSKSLLESIKDDPLLFYIGGLILVVYGIITFLNKSQKQIVQDETLVLPEKTNYLKLFLKGFLLNFINIGVLAFWLGMIVVVGSNLQMDSNKIFNYFSVILLSYLITDIGKITLAKQLKKYLTPAVTYKIKRAMGILLIIFGIVLIIKGFIPEEQLNLNKVINEVDKTT, from the coding sequence ATGACATTCAACGAAATTAAAGAAGCAGCGCTTATTGGCTTTTTTTTGGCCTTTATGATTGGCCCTGTCTTTTTTATGCTAATTCAAACTAGCATTATTAAAGGTGCACGTGCCGCTATTGCGTTTGACTTAGGTGTAATTTTGGGTGACATAGCCTTTATCTTAATAGCTTATTTTGGTAGTAAAAGTCTTTTAGAAAGTATTAAAGACGATCCGTTACTTTTTTATATTGGCGGTTTAATTTTAGTAGTTTATGGTATTATTACCTTTTTAAATAAGAGCCAAAAACAGATTGTACAAGATGAAACCTTAGTACTTCCTGAAAAAACAAATTATCTAAAACTTTTTTTAAAAGGTTTTTTATTAAACTTTATAAATATTGGTGTTTTAGCTTTTTGGCTAGGAATGATAGTTGTAGTTGGCTCTAACTTACAAATGGACTCTAATAAAATATTCAATTACTTTTCTGTTATATTATTAAGTTATTTAATTACAGATATTGGTAAAATAACACTTGCAAAACAACTTAAAAAATATTTAACACCTGCGGTTACATATAAAATAAAACGCGCTATGGGAATTCTATTAATAATTTTCGGCATTGTTTTAATCATAAAAGGTTTTATCCCTGAAGAACAATTAAACCTTAATAAGGTAATTAACGAAGTTGATAAAACAACCTAA